One region of Dokdonia sp. 4H-3-7-5 genomic DNA includes:
- a CDS encoding superoxide dismutase: protein MSFTLPELPYAKDALEPNIDTKTMEIHHGKHHAGYTSKLNTAIEGTDLSGKTIENILINLDMSNTAVRNNGGGFYNHRLFWEVMSPDGGGEPTGELAEAINAAYGNFESFKDKFSSAAGGQFGSGWAWLCVHEGGKVEVCSTPNQDNPLMPKVGCGGFPILGLDVWEHAYYLNYQNRRPDYVNAFFNVINWEKVSALYAQNK from the coding sequence ATGTCATTTACGTTACCAGAATTACCATATGCCAAGGACGCACTAGAGCCTAATATAGACACAAAAACAATGGAGATACACCACGGGAAACATCACGCTGGTTATACTTCAAAACTTAATACTGCTATCGAAGGAACTGACCTTAGCGGAAAAACGATAGAAAATATACTTATAAACTTAGATATGTCTAACACTGCTGTGCGTAACAACGGTGGAGGTTTTTACAACCACAGACTTTTTTGGGAAGTAATGTCTCCAGACGGTGGAGGAGAACCTACGGGAGAACTAGCTGAGGCAATAAATGCTGCCTACGGAAACTTTGAATCTTTTAAAGATAAATTCTCATCTGCAGCAGGAGGACAATTTGGTTCAGGATGGGCTTGGCTTTGTGTACACGAAGGTGGTAAAGTTGAGGTATGCTCAACTCCTAATCAAGATAACCCACTTATGCCTAAAGTAGGGTGCGGAGGTTTTCCAATCTTGGGTCTTGATGTATGGGAACATGCATACTACCTAAACTATCAAAACAGACGTCCAGATTATGTAAACGCATTTTTTAATGTGATTAACTGGGAAAAAGTGTCTGCATTATACGCTCAGAATAAATAA
- a CDS encoding amidophosphoribosyltransferase has protein sequence MSDAIKHECGIAVIRLKKPLEFYKEKYGTAFYGVNKMYLMMEKQHNRGQDGAGFASIKLDVAPGQRYISRQRSTAQQPIQDIFAEINGRINELMTANPNKKDDVAWQKSNVPYIGELLLGHVRYGTFGKNSVESVHPFLRQNNWMHRNLIVAGNFNMTNVNQLFDKLVSLGQHPKEQADTITVMEKIGHFLDDEVGKLYKKLKKEGFNKQQASPQIAERLKVGKILRRASKDWDGGYAMAGLLGHGDAFVLRDPAGIRPAYYFENDEVAVVASERPVIQTAFNVPFDEVKELDPGAAVIIKKNGTLTIQQIIEPLERKACSFERIYFSRGSDAEIYKERKMLGRLLMPRVLESINHDTKNSVFSFIPNTAETSFYGLVEAAQDELNKQKGQKILAAKGNLNESELTEILSQRLRTEKIAIKDAKLRTFITEDSSRDDLVAHVYDVTYGVIKPEDKLVIIDDSIVRGTTLKKSIIKMMARLNPAKIIVVSSAPQIRYPDCYGIDMARLEDFIAFRAVIALLKENNKEHLIKDVYDKCKAQVDLDDKEVKNHVKEIYAPFEQREVSKKIAELLTDSSVKTEVDIIYQTVENLHKACPDNLGDWYFTGDYPTAGGNRVVNKAFINYVEGNKERAY, from the coding sequence ATGAGTGACGCTATCAAGCATGAATGTGGTATTGCAGTTATAAGACTAAAAAAACCACTTGAATTTTACAAAGAGAAATATGGTACTGCTTTTTACGGGGTAAATAAGATGTACTTAATGATGGAAAAGCAGCACAATCGTGGTCAGGATGGTGCAGGTTTTGCTAGTATAAAACTAGATGTCGCTCCAGGGCAACGATACATATCTAGACAGCGATCTACAGCACAACAACCTATACAAGATATTTTTGCAGAAATTAATGGTCGTATAAACGAGCTTATGACTGCAAATCCTAATAAGAAGGATGATGTAGCCTGGCAGAAGAGTAATGTTCCTTACATAGGAGAGTTGTTACTAGGTCACGTACGTTATGGAACCTTCGGGAAAAATAGTGTAGAGAGTGTACACCCATTTTTACGCCAGAATAACTGGATGCACCGTAACCTCATCGTTGCAGGTAACTTTAATATGACTAATGTAAATCAGCTTTTTGATAAGTTGGTTTCTTTAGGGCAGCATCCAAAAGAGCAGGCAGACACCATTACAGTAATGGAAAAGATAGGCCATTTTCTGGATGATGAAGTTGGAAAACTTTACAAGAAGTTAAAAAAGGAAGGATTTAATAAACAACAAGCTTCTCCTCAAATAGCAGAAAGACTTAAAGTAGGTAAAATACTTAGAAGAGCCTCAAAAGATTGGGATGGTGGTTATGCAATGGCTGGACTTTTAGGTCATGGTGATGCTTTTGTTTTAAGAGATCCTGCGGGAATAAGACCTGCATATTATTTTGAAAACGATGAAGTAGCTGTAGTAGCTAGTGAGCGTCCTGTGATACAGACAGCGTTTAACGTGCCTTTTGATGAAGTAAAGGAATTAGATCCAGGGGCTGCCGTAATCATTAAAAAGAATGGCACACTTACCATACAGCAAATTATAGAGCCATTAGAACGTAAGGCATGTTCTTTTGAGCGTATTTACTTCTCTAGAGGTTCTGATGCAGAAATCTATAAGGAGCGCAAGATGCTTGGACGTTTATTAATGCCTCGAGTACTTGAAAGCATTAATCACGACACCAAGAACTCTGTGTTCTCCTTTATTCCTAATACCGCCGAGACCTCTTTTTACGGTCTTGTAGAGGCTGCACAAGACGAACTTAATAAGCAAAAAGGACAAAAGATTCTTGCTGCCAAGGGAAATCTAAATGAAAGCGAACTAACAGAGATTCTCTCACAGCGCTTACGCACAGAGAAAATCGCTATAAAAGACGCTAAGCTTCGTACGTTTATTACAGAAGATAGTAGTCGTGACGACCTAGTAGCGCACGTTTATGATGTGACCTACGGTGTTATTAAGCCAGAAGACAAGCTTGTAATTATAGACGATAGTATTGTACGCGGTACGACTCTTAAAAAGAGTATCATCAAGATGATGGCTCGTTTAAATCCTGCTAAAATTATTGTTGTTTCCAGCGCTCCTCAAATACGATATCCAGATTGCTACGGTATCGATATGGCGCGACTAGAAGATTTCATTGCTTTTAGAGCCGTAATTGCTTTACTTAAAGAGAATAATAAGGAGCATCTTATCAAGGATGTCTATGATAAGTGTAAGGCACAAGTAGATCTAGATGACAAGGAAGTAAAGAACCACGTTAAAGAAATCTATGCTCCTTTTGAGCAAAGAGAAGTGTCTAAAAAAATTGCAGAATTACTTACGGATAGCTCGGTAAAAACAGAAGTAGATATCATCTATCAAACGGTAGAAAACTTGCATAAAGCGTGTCCTGATAATCTTGGAGATTGGTACTTTACTGGAGACTATCCTACGGCTGGAGGTAACCGCGTTGTAAACAAAGCATTCATTAATTATGTAGAAGGAAATAAAGAGAGAGCCTACTAA